In the Paenibacillus sp. FSL R7-0337 genome, ATAGAGTAATGATCAAGCTGCCTGGAGCCTTGAATGGCTTCCGGCAGCTTTTGGCGTTTACCCTATCCATTACTCGGAGATAATATCTGTAGCCCGCCTCGCCGGAACCGGCAAATCATTTTGCGGTGCATAAGGAGACCCGCCATGAAGATTATCAGCATCTATGTCCTGTTCGCTGTTCTTACACTTACGTTAATAGTCATCATTGATGTGATGTCCGGTATCAGCCTGCCTGCCTCCATTCATTCGCTCGCGACCGTCTTTGCCACAACTACAATGCAGGAAGGGATATGTATCACGATCTTCCTGCTCCTCCCGTTCATCCAGGTCGCCGTCCATGCCACTAAGGACCGTCACTCCCGCCGCAAACCGTCTTAATTCTGCTGACGGTACAAGCCGAACTTACGCCGGACTCGATGAATCAGCAGCAGCAGGATGGGAATCACCGCACAGAATACCGGCAGAATCGTCATCAGAAAGGTCTTCCCGTCATTCATATGCTCGGGATAATTCTGTGCGCTGACAAAAGAGCTGAACAGCATAATCACGCCTGCCGGAATAACCAGCCTGCTTGTATCGTTCACCTTGAACAGATCATTTGCTATCGCGACAGCAGCATAACAGTAGACGGTCAGCTTGAAGAATGCCCCGATAATCAGTGTAAGGACGACAAGGGCATCCAGCCGCTGGATGAAATTGGCCAAATTCACAAGGGTAATGGTCGTAAACATGGGAAAGGCGGTCCGGCTGTAGAGGTTCTCTCCCAGCACTGCCATCTCAATGGCATGGGTGAAGCTCAGCAGGCAGGCGCTGACAATAATCGCTGCGATACCTGTTTTCTTGATTTTCCGGGATTTGTTGAAGTGGGGCAGAATGGTGGTGAAGCACATTAGCTCGCCGAACGGAAAGATCAGGATGCTGGGATAGGCTGATTTCAAGGCTTGCTTATAATCGCCCATATGAAGCGGAAACAGATTTCTGTACTCCACCAGCCCGGCTGAGATTACAGCGGCAATACAGATGCACCCCATTATGATCACGATCCACAGGACAATTTCGGCGGTCCTGGCGAACACTTCTATCCCTTTTCTCAGAATATACATCACAGCAATAATCATGATGGAATTAATAATCAGAATCGGGGTTTTGTCATAGGACGCCGAGATCAGCAGATCCCCCGCCTCCCGCAGGTTTCTCGATCCGTTATAGAGAATCACCGGCAGGAACAGCAGACTTACCGGCCAGCCCAGCCATGGCCCTAGAATGGTGCGTATATAACCGCTTATAATCTGGTTCGGGAACTGAAGATAGAGATGTGCGAACACCAGATACAGCAGGATGCCTCCGGGAAGGGCAAACAGAATAGCGAGCCAGACTGAATGGCCGCTCTCTAAGCCGATGGGGACAAGCACGGCAGTCCCCAGCTCAAACAAAATGATCAATGCAAGCAGCTGATTGGGGCCGATCAATTCTTTTTTCATAACATAAATCACCTGGTTTCTGCGGTTAAGCCAATTATTTACCTTCGGGAATATAGGGTTTCAGACTCATGCCGGTACTGCGGATGTAAGCCATGATCTTAAGGTCCAGCCTTCCTTTAGCAAAGATTGAGCCCCAGTCCCCGTCCAGTGCCGCCCATTCCTGCGGATTCGTCCTTTTCAGCTCATTGCCGAAATTGAAAATATCACTCTCAAGCTGCTGCCCCTTCTGAAAAGCCTGCGTGACGTCGATCCTCGTCTTCTTCTCCAGCCCCCGTTCAAGCTTCATGAGTTCTTCCCGCTTGCTAAGATCCACGTAGCTGTCCGTTTCATTGACGCTCCCCTCCTCCGCAATTGTCACATGAAAGACCGGAAGCCCCCCCTCCATCGTGATCTTTACTTCCGTTCTGGAATAGATGATATTGACGGCTACGGACTCTTTTTTATCATCCGCATCAATATTGATCACTGTTTCTTCTATCTGGTTAAGCAGCCACTCGGTTCCCCGTGCTTCTGAGCCCTTCATCCAATAAAGCAGCTTCCCCTGCCTAAACACCCCTAGCCCGTTCATCACCGTCTCGGTCAGGGTCTCAGACCCTTCCAGATTACTTTTCTTCTTCCCTTCCTCAGCGTCCCCCTTGATCTTCACCGCATTGATCGTCAGATCGCCTTCTCCTGTAATGCCGTGAATGACATCGAATACGCTGATCGGCCGGTTCTCCCCCCAGACTCTGGAGGTATTCTGCGCTTTTTTGACCAGCCCCAGAGCCGGGAGACTCTCTACAGGGGTCAGCACCTTCAGGACGGACGCGGCATCGCTGCCGCGGGCGACCAGTATTTCTGAATTGAGCCGCAGCTCATGGGACCGCTCGAAGATGTCGAAGATATCGTTAATCCCATCCCGCGCCAGGGACTCTCCAAGCACAATAAGCTGGGTGTGGGCAAAAAAAAGCTGGCGGGTCACATGCTTCGACGCCCGCCGCAATGCGCCGAACATCGTTTTGTCGGTTGCCGACACCACCACTACAGCAGGCTTGCCGCTTCCGGGAGAGTTACTTGTAGATGTTGAAGACGGATTGACCAATTGAAAGGTGACCCGGTATTCATCTGTCTCCGGGACAAGATCCATCCCTATGCCGCTTACGATGGCCAGCTCATTCAATTCCCGGCTGTTCCAGCAGCCGCCAAGCGGCAGGATCAGCACCGCTACGGCGATCAGGCGCAGCAGCCCCTTACCGTTCATCAGATTCCCTCCCGGCGGCCTCTTTCCCTGCGGGAGAGGCTGAAGAACGGCTGCTATTGTTGACCAGCCGCTTTCTGAGCCTCGTGAAGCTCTGTGGGGAGCGGATGAAGGTATCCTTCAGATTCCCCGGAACGAAGGGACCGATAGGAGTCATGTAAGGAACCCCGAGCGAGCGCAGACTGCACAGATGGGCAATCAGCATAATAGTGAATATGGCAATGCCATACAGCCCCATAAATGCGGCGATTGCCATGATAAAAAACCGCAGCATGCGGATGGAGAGCGCCATGTTGAAGGCAGGTGTAGCAAAGCTGGAAATTCCTGTGAGAGAGACCACAATTACCATCGCCGGCGAGACGATCCCTGCTTGAACCGCTGCTGTCCCGAGCACGAGACCGCCGATGATGGACACAGTCTGGCCGATCGGCGAAGGCATACGGATCCCTGCTTCCCGGATAATCTCGAAGGTTACCTCCATGAGAACCGCTTCAACAAAGGCAGGGAACGGCACCCCCTCCCGCTGTGATGCCAGATTGATCAGCAGCGGGGTTGGAATCATCTCCTGATGGAAGTTCAGCGCAGCGACGAAGATCGCCGGACCATACATCGAAATGACCAGACACACAAACCGGAGCATCCGGATCAGCGAGGAGATATCATACCGCTGGTAGTAATCCTCCACCGTATGAAAGAACATGAAGAAGGTGGTAGGGGCAATCAGGACAAACGGGGTACCGTCCACGAAGATAGCTATCCGTCCATCCAGCAGATTGGCTGCCACACTATCCGGGCGCTCCGTATTGAATATGGTGGGGAACGGGGAATATTTATTGTCCTCTATGATCTGTTCGATATATCCCGACTCCAGAATCATATCGACCTTAATCTCCTGAAGCTTGTCCTTGAACGCTTGAATCGTCTCTTCATCAGCAATGCCGCGGATATACATAATCGTGATATCAGTGTGGGTGACATCACCCAGCTTCATCGTTTCAGTCCAGAGGTCCGGGTTCTTGATGATTTTGCGGACCAGGGCAATATTCGTGCTGATGGTCTCCGTGAAGCTTTCTTTGGAGCCGCGGATAGCGACCTGGGTGCCTGCCTCCGTAACCGCGCGGGATTCCCCGCCGCAGGTACTTCCACTAATGCCTCCCCCCACTCCGTTCACCAGAATAACTGTATCACCCGAGAGCAGCGCCTCCAGCAGCCCGTTAATATCTGTAACCAGCTTCTCCTTGCCGATACTAAGGGCATTCTCTTTAATATAGCTGTAGACTTCTTCTGGAGTTACCGCAAGCCGCGCACGATCATTCAGAGCTTGAAAGGACATGACATGCGAGATATAATCATCGACCATCACTCTGTCTGTTATGCCAGCGATATATACTGCAGCCACATGGGCTGTTCTATTAATTAATTCATAGGTGCGTATAACCAAATCGGGGCTGTTCCCGAGCCTTGCTTGAATGG is a window encoding:
- a CDS encoding spore germination protein: MENINSPVSPKLEDNISTIQARLGNSPDLVIRTYELINRTAHVAAVYIAGITDRVMVDDYISHVMSFQALNDRARLAVTPEEVYSYIKENALSIGKEKLVTDINGLLEALLSGDTVILVNGVGGGISGSTCGGESRAVTEAGTQVAIRGSKESFTETISTNIALVRKIIKNPDLWTETMKLGDVTHTDITIMYIRGIADEETIQAFKDKLQEIKVDMILESGYIEQIIEDNKYSPFPTIFNTERPDSVAANLLDGRIAIFVDGTPFVLIAPTTFFMFFHTVEDYYQRYDISSLIRMLRFVCLVISMYGPAIFVAALNFHQEMIPTPLLINLASQREGVPFPAFVEAVLMEVTFEIIREAGIRMPSPIGQTVSIIGGLVLGTAAVQAGIVSPAMVIVVSLTGISSFATPAFNMALSIRMLRFFIMAIAAFMGLYGIAIFTIMLIAHLCSLRSLGVPYMTPIGPFVPGNLKDTFIRSPQSFTRLRKRLVNNSSRSSASPAGKEAAGRESDER
- a CDS encoding Ger(x)C family spore germination protein, producing MNGKGLLRLIAVAVLILPLGGCWNSRELNELAIVSGIGMDLVPETDEYRVTFQLVNPSSTSTSNSPGSGKPAVVVVSATDKTMFGALRRASKHVTRQLFFAHTQLIVLGESLARDGINDIFDIFERSHELRLNSEILVARGSDAASVLKVLTPVESLPALGLVKKAQNTSRVWGENRPISVFDVIHGITGEGDLTINAVKIKGDAEEGKKKSNLEGSETLTETVMNGLGVFRQGKLLYWMKGSEARGTEWLLNQIEETVINIDADDKKESVAVNIIYSRTEVKITMEGGLPVFHVTIAEEGSVNETDSYVDLSKREELMKLERGLEKKTRIDVTQAFQKGQQLESDIFNFGNELKRTNPQEWAALDGDWGSIFAKGRLDLKIMAYIRSTGMSLKPYIPEGK
- a CDS encoding GerAB/ArcD/ProY family transporter, which translates into the protein MKKELIGPNQLLALIILFELGTAVLVPIGLESGHSVWLAILFALPGGILLYLVFAHLYLQFPNQIISGYIRTILGPWLGWPVSLLFLPVILYNGSRNLREAGDLLISASYDKTPILIINSIMIIAVMYILRKGIEVFARTAEIVLWIVIIMGCICIAAVISAGLVEYRNLFPLHMGDYKQALKSAYPSILIFPFGELMCFTTILPHFNKSRKIKKTGIAAIIVSACLLSFTHAIEMAVLGENLYSRTAFPMFTTITLVNLANFIQRLDALVVLTLIIGAFFKLTVYCYAAVAIANDLFKVNDTSRLVIPAGVIMLFSSFVSAQNYPEHMNDGKTFLMTILPVFCAVIPILLLLIHRVRRKFGLYRQQN